The sequence AGCGGACTTTTTTAAAGACCGGAGTGCActgcatttttctttttctttttctctacaGAGTTTTAATTTTCCCGTAGTGCACTGCATTTTTAAAAATGAAATATGCACTGCAGGGATGAGGCGATCGGACTACATTTTTTGTTTGCACGCTACACATTACACATCGCGTTGGGACTGCATGGTCACGGCATCGGCTTCCCCACTCGCGAGAAAGGACTGCATAAGTGTTTCTTCATACACATTCATTTTTACGGAGCGAACCACATAAATTTTTGCCGGACTACACTGCAAGTGTGCTCGCTGCCAGACTGCACTGCAAGCACGCTTGCCATAGGACACCACCAGGAGGTGTGTTGACCAGCGACTCCCCAATCTgatgggagagggagaaggagctcACCAGCGAGGAAGAAGCTCGGCCGACAGCTAACGAGGAACTAGATCCTGATCTAGATTGAGGTGGGACAGAGGCAACTAGGTGGATCAGGGCACGGCGGCCCTGGAGGAGGTTGAAGGGGTGGCGCAGGTGTGGTGGCGCTCCATCGGCCAGTGCCGCCCTGAACTGTAAGAGCTCGCCGCACCAAACCGATGACCTGCGAGTAATCCATGATTACAGTGacacaaaaatttcaaaaaataaaacaCAACCGTGAATTGAACTGCACGTCTCTCGCGCTGACCTGCATGTAAACACCAAAACGCACAATCGCCAAGTGGACAACATGCGTGCAGAGTGTGCACCGCCGGCGACGTGCTGCAGCAGTGAGCCAGCTGAACTTCATTGTGGCAACAACGAAGCTTCACGGGGGAGGCGCCAAAACACCAACGCTGGTGTAGGGGGAGGAAGATGGGATCACGAAGGGGTTTCTCCGGTCGATGCAGGATGCGGTGAGGCTGCGGAAGGCGGCCAGCTAGCACGCTGCAGCGGATCTGGCTGACAGCGATTGGATCCGACGGGAGAAGCCCGGCAACAGCCGGATCCTCAGCACCTCCTCTGCTCGCCGACCCCGCCCGTGAAGTTCCCTCGTTCACGGCGCGGCAGAGCCCGTCCTCGCCCCGGGACGGACCAGAATGAGGAAGAAGGGGCGCGGTGGGGGGATCCGATGGTGGCGGCTCGACATgtcgcggatctcgcgggattagGGAGGGTCGCAGCGGGCAGGGCCGGGGCCAGCCGTTGCGGGGCGGCGCAGGGGCCGGGGCCTTGGAGGTCGGCATTGCGGGGCGGCGCGGGGGGTCGAAGCCGTGGAGGCCGGCGTCATGGGGCGGGGCCGTGGGAGGCCGGTCGAGGAAGTGAGGGGGTCGCTGCGGCCTGGATCCGGCGCTGGGAGGTGACCGGGGTGGGGGAAGGCAAGGAGGTTGGTGTCGTGGTGTGGTGGGTGGGGCAGGGGCGCAGGAGATGGCGTCGGTTGGTggggtgggggaagggagggaggtGGTGCCGTGGTGGAGGAAGGCAGGGAGGTTGGTGCCGTGGTGTGGTGGGGGTGGAAACGAAGAAGGTGGGTGGGTACGAGGAGATGCGGGAGGAGTGGTGGTGGACCTGCTTCGGGTGTTATcagaccttattctgctaacagcacgcttattctgctaacacccgagTACTGCCCCGCAGCCGCGAAGTAAACTGCAGCAAAAGCCCACCTCCCTCGGCTCATCCCCATACCCACACCCACCTCCTGCACGATACCCACTTgccccctctcccccgatccaaACCACCACCTACCCTCCACCTTACAACGCAGCCACACGGCCCATTGTAGTCCACTTCCACGGGCGCCGCAGCCGGATCCCCACCCCAGGCCGCTGCCACGCCGCCCTGTCCTCCGTCCACCTTCCGCCGCGGCGCCCCCAACCCCTCCCCGCCCCGGCCCGGTCGGTCCTCCCTCCACCTATGCCGCCGCCTTGCCCGACGACCTTCTGCCTCCTCCGCAGGTTCGCTGGCCCACCACCAGTGTGCTTTCCCCCTCCTCCGCCACTCTCCTCTCCTAGCCGCCCCCCCAGACATGCGCGACAGTGGCGCTGGTACTGCGCGGGCGGGAGAGATGTAGGAACTCCACATCGACGTCGTTGCCTCTGCCCTCTCCCGGCCTCGTCGACCATCCCCTCGCCTCGATCTCCGTCAACGACGAGGAACAGGCAGTATGGAGACTGTGGCTATGCAGCTCGGAGGCGCACGTAATGTGATTCAGTGCTCGCGCGCTTCCAGCCTTGGGCGTTTCTTTTTGCGAGCGGATGCAGATTCATCATCGTGGCTTGCAGATGCAGTTCGGGCGGCTTCAGTTCTTTCAGATGCAATTCAGCGGCTCGCAGTTTGCTACCACAAGTTGTGCACGTGCTCGTGGGGTCTAAAGCAGTGCGAGAGGGAGGAAACAAGGTTTGCTCATAAATTAATTTTCATTGCATCAGCTGCTCACACCGAAATCGGTTGAGCAAATTCTAGTTTTGTTTACCTGTCGATCAGTGCTACTGTATTATATTACATGGCTCAAGTCGAAGTGTACAAATGGGCCGTATTGCTTTGCCAAGAGTGACATCGTTGACACATTGTGTTTTCCTTGGGTACTACTATATTATCTAGTCCAAACAAGAGGCAGAAGACAAGAGCAGGTGGCAAAGAGTCTCTCTGCTTGACTAAGCGTGCGCGTAAAAAATGGAGCTCTAGGCGGATCTCGGACTTAATTCGGATGTCTAGCGGCATGAAGCTCGGTTGTGCGTGCGTGCGGCTCGGCCAGCTCGTTCGTGCAATTTGCTTGATGCAACTGTGGTGTTCTGTGTTCAAAAACAGTAAAAAAATACATCGACGCTTGCAATGCACTTCGTCGTGGTGTGAAGTTTCCTGTGTCGCCATTGCAGTGTGGTTGCCCGTCTGTTTAGAAGTAAAAACGTGAGTGTGGTCGTGTACAAATCATGCAATCCGCTTACATGTTTGATGCATTGCCGTTTTTAGTGTGTAGAAGTGCGTTTTTCTATCTCAAAGAAGCTGACTTTTCATTATATGTAGTTCATTCGCTCAGTCCGTGTGGTGCAATCGCCCGATCTAcgcatacaaaaaaaattaagttTGGAAAAAACTCACGCGGTTTTACTCTCGGTAGTGTCGTGGCCTGTTTATGGTAGTCTCGgggttcacttttcatagtattgcGGTTCACCAATGCTCGACATGAAGTGCGCTCCACCTCGTTTGGGAAATTTACGTACCACAAAAAAAATTATGCAGTGCACTTGCCGGTCTGACGAAGTGCGGTTTTTcgtctgaagcagtgcgttcttctttcccgtccgagaaaaaatacgtctaaacaaaaagaaaccatgcagtgcacttgcccatctaATGAAGTGCGGTATTTCGTCTGAAGCAGTGCGTCTTCTTCTTTCCTCGTCCGAGAAAAAATATGtctaaacaaaaagaaaccatgcagtgcacttCCCCATATCATGAAGTGCAGTATTTTGTCTGAAGCAAtgcgttcttctgtccgatgcAGTACATACGACGATTTTGGTCTCGCGAAGAACAGAATGTCCGCTTTTTGGTAAAATCGAAACTACTCttaaactgtaaggaattagagagagtattctatatgaaaaagttgcgtctcgtcgatatctttccaatggcgtatgatttgaattattccgaccagccgttcgtaaaaatttcatgaaaaaacagccgctgcctctcgacgtcagccgcacgattttcaaaattaactagaAATCGTAATGAAtgtcaaaaacatttcaacatatgaaactttcgccttgtccgtagctttccaatggcgtatcatacatatcgtttcgacaaacggtttgaaaactggagcgaaaacaacACCGAAAAttataaattttttgaaaaacagagttccgcgatttagtaaatttgaaactgctcttcaaccgtaatgaattagagaaaatgATAGATataaaaaagatgcgcctcgatgatatgtttccaacggtgtatcatttgcttcatttcgACGAGCAGTTTAGAAGAAATCgccaaaaaacgctcgctgccactcgtcatgagacgcgccattttcaaaactgctcttaaaccgtgtagaatctcgaaaagtgttcaacatgtcgaagttgcgcctaatccatagcttttcaatgatatattacacgcctcattttgataaatggttaaaaaactagagcgaaaacagtaccgaaaaaacaacgcgtgcagttttttccgacaagAAGTTCACTcatgtgagtactgcagcacacttggttcaaagaatgacgtgcacttgcgttgagctTGCAGTGcgaaagtgttatcagaatagttattctgttaatattagcagaatagaccgtctagatatatatatatatatatatatatatatatatatatatatatatatatatatatatatatatattaccgTATTTACAAGCAAAAATATaaccccctcctaagtcaaattaaccactctcgttgtcaggaaaaaagtagtgatggaccaagtgggcccacaaatggaaagcattgatatcgctgataaccgcttagtgggtgcgagaggacaaccatcATCACTTTGcaagtgggccaaacatatattgAATATAATACCTAAAATGCACAACTTTAACGTGccacacatgcctcaaaaaccgtaaaccatgcacccacacagagcgaggttcatgaagcgtactacatatgatggtccccttcccctcttcgacgcatactatatgcttcTACCGTAAtgcaacccaaaaagaatcctcattgatggtgaaattaattgaCCTCTttcgatgtaggtcaaagtgatgcacatgcagcgacgatggccttgtgggcccacagatggaagcgtcacaagtgagtgtcctagctaggataaccaccgcacGCATGCATATGGcacaaagaggtgttgtgtgatgtttgaagggccattttcacaattttgatgtggcaggTGCCTCGGAAATCGAAAAGTCCCAACaccgagtgaggtgtacttgttcactgGGTCTactatgataacacccttaagagtcttattctgctaacacctgccgttattctgctaacacttcgATCGCGAAAATTCATCAGTGCAAACACGACCACAACCTCCTCTCCACTTTCCTCTTCCTGCCCCCCTCCCCCTCGAGCCGCCCCACACCACCAAGCACCGCCGGATCCCCACCCCACCAcgcgccgccggagcctcgccatACCACGCGCTGCCCCCTCGCCCgcagcgccgccccctcccccgcaGCACCGCCTCCCTCCCACCGCGAACCACCGCTGCAACGAGGCCAGCCATCACCGGATCCAGACAAACTACGCCCCCCACGCGACCCACCATTGCCGGCTCGGAGCCTGCAAGGCCTCGCGCGAGCCGCCTCCTATCCCTCCATCACATGGGGTTGcccgccttctcctcctccctcgtTCAGATCGTGCCATGGTGAACTTTCTCCTCGTTGCAGTCTCCGGTCAGGGCGTCATCCATGGTGCACGGGTGCTGCCCCACCCCTATGCAGCTCGGTCGCCACCCCCTGTGCAACTCGGTTGCGTCCGTCTCTCCTTTCCCCTCACCCACGCCGATTAGGGGagcgaggagcggcggcggcggagctttcTCATGGCAAAGGGAGGTGCGGGCGCACGGGGCTCCACGGGCGGCATCTGTAGTTCAATCCATGCAAGATGAGATGATCCTCCTCCTGGCCGAACAGTTCAGAAAGAAGGATTGTGCTCACAGTATGCAGGTGTTGTGGTCGTGCATCTCGGAAATGCTCGCGATGCCGTTCAGAGCTTGTGCCCGTGCAGTACGGCGAGCGCCATCTCTTCCCATTGGTCGGTGGACCATGGCCGTGCAGCTCGGAGATGCTCGCCATGTGGTTCGGGACTTGTCTGTGTGCAGTCGGGAGAGCGCCATCTCCATCTCTTCCCGTGTGGTCCGTCGACCATGGTTGTGCAGCTCGCAGACCCTCGTCGTTCGGTTCAGGGCTCATGCGTGTGCAGTCCTGCGAGGGCCATCTCTTCCCTTGCTCGTAAGGTTCTTTTGATTATGTTCGGCTAATTGAGATTTTGCTTTTTTTGGTTGGTTTTGCTGGTGACAGGGGTTCTGGAGGTACCTTCTGAAGAAGGATCTTGATGCCCGGTGTCTGCAAGGGTTCTGTTGCGCCGTGTTTGGGCTCGGCGATTCAGGCTACCAAGAGTACAATGTTGCTCTTCTGACTATGATTTCTTAGCTTGCTGTTGCGTTGTGTGCTGTGTTTTGTTGATACAATGATGCTCATTGATTTGTTGTAAATGCACGTACTGCAGGTTGCTGCAAAGAAGCTCCGTACAAGGCTTTCACAGCTTGGTGCAAAATCGATCGTAGGGATTGGATTGGGAGATGACCAAGACTCTTCAGGGTACGTTGTTAGCATCTGTTGTTTGTATTTGCTATAGTTGCTGTTCATTTGCATGTTGTTGAGACAGTCAAATTTTATATTTGTTGTGCCTATCGAAATTCCAAGGATTATTTTTCTTCTTGTTGGAAAGCAATTCCTCATAGTAACCAAGTGATTCCTTTTCTTTTTGCTGTATACCAGATATGAAAAAGCTCTAGGTCCTTGGCCACTATCTTTGTGGAAATCACTGAATCGAACAAATCCGTTGCTTTTACCAAGAATTCAGGCCCGTCCGCGTGCACTCAGACGAGCGTCCAAGCACTCCGATGAGTGTCTGTGCACATCAGCGCCTCTACAACAAACATTTAGAAAAAAGAGGATTCCCCTAGTGTGGAAAATGGATAGCTCTGGAATCTACTCCTCACAGTGGTTATATGCTGCTTTCCACTTCTCTGTGTAGTGAGTTGTATTTTGTGTGTGGATGATTGTAACATGGAGACGGAAGAAAAGAAAGGGATGCAATTTTGTTACACTGCATCATGGTTATTGCTCAGTTTGTAATTTCTTTCATTGTAAAAGCAGTGCACTTGGTGAACCGAAGAAGTACATTTTTTCAAAGTATtgtatttcattttttttaaatatgtgTGGTTCACTATGCATTTAGAAAAAATCAGTACAACTGAATCCAAAAATCCTTTATAATTTTTTAAAATACAACAAGAAAAAACCATGCAGCTTGCTTCAATTTATGTTGTGGTTCAATTCTCCCAAAATTTAAAAAGCACTcgtgtgtaaaaaaagcaaaaatgCATCTGGAGTTGCAGTGGACTTCGTCGTCGCGTGCGGTTCACTACACTCGGCCACGCAGTTTAGACGAAACTACAAAATAAAATGTTAGAAAAAAAATTAAAGAGCACTTGTGTGTAAAAAAAAGCAAAAATGCATCCGGAGTTGCAGTGCACTTCGTCGTCGCGTGCGGTTCACTACACTCAGCCTCGCAATTTAGATGAAACTACAAAATAAAATGTTAGAAAAAATTGTTAGTAATCCACTTCTCTGTCTAGACACTGCAGTGCGGCATTCAGTCTGAAGaagtgcggttttctgtctgatgcaCTACACACATCGATTTTAGTGTCGCGAAaaacagtgtccgcatttcggaaaaagcaaaactgctcttaaaccgtaaagaattaaaaggagcgttctacatgaaaaagttgcgcctcgtcgatatctttgCAACGGCATATCGTTTGAATCATTCtgaccagcggtttgcaaaaaaATCGTGAAAAATGGCCGCTGCCACTCGCCGTcggccgcacgattttcaaaattaacttaaaaccgttaGGAATCTCCAAAACATTTCAACACATGAAAGTTGAGCCTCAtttgtagctttccaacggcgtatcacatgcctcgtttcgacaaacggttcaaaaactggagcaaaaGAGTaccaaaaatttgatttttttttgaaaaacagaattctgccatttagtaaatttgaaactgctcttaaattgtaatgaattagagaaaaaattagatatgaaaaagatgcgcctcgatgatatctatccaacggtgtatcatttgcttcattccgacaagcgatTTAGAAAAAACGCAAAAAAACGCTCGTTGCCACTCGttgtgggccgcaccattttcaaaacttcTCTTAAATCGTGAGAAatttcgaaaagtgttcaacatggagaagttgcgcctaatccatagcttttgaaTGGTATATTACACGCTTCGTTCCAACAAACAGgtaaaaactagagcaaaaaaggtACCAAAAAAAACATAACATGCAGTTTTTTGCGACGAAAAATTCACTCGCGTGAGTACTGCAACACATTTGGTTTAAACACTGACGTGCAATTGCGTTtagcatgcagtgcggaagtgttatcaggatagttattctgctaatattagcagaatagaccgacTATATACCCTCCCACCTCTtcaacgcgtactatataccaccgtACCATAAACAAAAAAGATtttaccttgctggtcaaattaacctcactaccggctgttcgtcaaagtgatggaccaCGACCTCGTGGGCTCATAGAAAGTGTCATATGTGAGTATCGAATGTCGTGTAGGACAATCATCGACTGCATGTGACCAAAACATgcatgtatgaaagggttgtgtaatgttttaaattacgAATTTACGACTTTGATGTGgtaccggcctgcctaacaaaatgacCAACCCACgcggtggctcacaactcatagtgtactgcgagccacttGCCACCCCCAggcgcacacacccacacacatgcACCGCAAATCCactgcaactacgatgcatgttaaattaattatctcgcgatgaatatatatatatatatatatatatatatatatatatatatatatatatatatatgttatcaaaggagggacgttttaattttggaaaaaaaatcagagatcatcaatacgttttagtacattaactgattgattttctacgggtataatgtgcaaaaatcaaattcgagctacatgcacacgtgaaagtgcacctaaatggat comes from Triticum aestivum cultivar Chinese Spring chromosome 5B, IWGSC CS RefSeq v2.1, whole genome shotgun sequence and encodes:
- the LOC123111699 gene encoding uncharacterized protein encodes the protein MPTSKAPAPAPPRNGWPRPCPLRPSLIPRDPRHVEPPPSDPPTAPLLPHSGPSRGEDGLCRAVNEGTSRAGSASRGGAEDPAVAGLLPSDPIAVSQIRCSVLAGRLPQPHRILHRPEKPLRDPIFLPLHQRWCFGASPVKLRCCHNEVQLAHCCSTSPAVHTLHACCPLGDCAFWCLHAGHRFGAASSYSSGRHWPMERHHTCATPSTSSRAAVP